In Mercurialis annua linkage group LG5, ddMerAnnu1.2, whole genome shotgun sequence, a single genomic region encodes these proteins:
- the LOC126681169 gene encoding ATP-dependent DNA helicase At3g02060, chloroplastic, protein MATVDISTPLVFKLNRHTSTSKLSNFFNLKHPFLFNYHKHTRRRRPFSISATAASISIPTPTTARTTLPAHFKPQKGNIANDHHQDSISILNERIHREYSRREATSRPLLDSKEAEKYIKLVKEQQQRGLQKLKGERENSKGGFSYKVDPYLLISGDYVVHKKVGVGRFVGIKFDVSKNSSEPIEYVFIEYADGMAKLPLKQASRMLYRYSLPNENKRPRALSKLNDTSTWEKRKTKGKIAIQKMVVDLMELYLHRLRQRRPPYPKSHAIAEFTSQFPYKATPDQIQAFSDVERDLTERGTPMDRLICGDVGFGKTEVALRAIFCVVSTGKQAMVLAPTIVLAKQHFEVVSERFSNYPHIKVGLLSRFQTKAEKEMYFNMIKNGDLNIVVGTHSLLGSRVVYNNLGLLVVDEEQRFGVKQKEKIASFKTSVDVLTLSATPIPRTLYLALTGFRDASLISTPPPERVPIKTALSAYSKEKVLSAIKYELDRGGQVFFVLPRIKGLEEVMSFLQESFPKVDIAIAHGKQYSKQLEDTMDKFAQGEIKILICTNIVESGLDIQNANTIIIQDVQLFGLAQLYQLRGRVGRADKEAYAHLFYPDKSLLTDQALERLKALEECKELGQGFQLAERDMGIRGFGTIFGEQQTGDVGNVGIDLYFEMLFESLSKVDEHRVIPVAYHSVQIDLNVNPHLPSDYINYLENPMEIIGQAEKAAEKDIWSLTQFTENLRRQFGKEPYSMEILLKKLYVRRMAADLGITRIYALGKMVGMKTNLSKKVFKLMIDSMTSDVHRNSLVFDGDQIKAELLLELPQEQLLNWIFQCLVELHASLPALIKY, encoded by the exons ATGGCAACTGTGGACATATCTACCCCTCTTGTCTTCAAACTCAACCGCCACACTTCCACCTCCAAActctctaatttcttcaatctcAAACATCCTTTTCTCTTCAATTACCACAAACACACTCGTCGGCGCCGCCCATTCTCAATTTCCGCAACAGCAGCTTCCATTTCCATTCCTACCCCCACCACCGCAAGAACAACTCTCCCTGCTCATTTCAAACCCCAGAAGGGCAACATTGCCAATGATCATCACCAAGACTCCATTTCCATCCTCAACGAAAGAATTCACCGCGAGTATAGCCGAAGAGAAGCCACCTCCAGACCTCTACTGGACTCCAAGGAGGCTGAAAAGTACATAAAATTGGTGAAGGAGCAGCAGCAGAGAGGCTTACAGAAGTTGAAAGGGGAGAGGGAGAATAGTAAAGGGGGTTTTAGTTATAAGGTTGATCCTTATTTGCTAATTTCTGGGGATTATGTTGTTCATAAGAAAGTTGGAGTTGGGAGATTTGTTGGGATTAAATTTGATGTTTCAAAGAATTCTAGTGAGCCTATTGAGTATGTTTTTATTGAGTATGCTGATGGTATGGCTAAGCTTCCCCTTAAACAGGCTTCAAGGATGTTATATCGTTATAGCTT GCCAAACGAAAATAAAAGGCCTCGAGCTCTGAGTAAATTGAATGATACTAGTACATGGGAGAAGAGAAAGACGAAAGGGAAAATTGCAATTCAGAAAATGGTTGTTGACTTAATGGAACTGTATTTACATAGGCTGCGACAAAGAAGACCTCCCTACCCGAAAAGCCATGCCATTGCTGAATTTACTTCTCAATTTCCATATAAAGCCACCCCTGATCAGATACAG GCTTTCAGTGATGTTGAAAGGGATTTGACTGAGAGAGGAACTCCTATGGATCGGTTAATATGTGGAGATGTTGGATTTGGTAAAACAGAAGTTGCTTTACGCGCCATCTTTTGTGTGGTCTCAACAGGAAAGCAGGCTATGGTTTTAGCACCGACAATTGTTTTAGCCAAACAACATTTTGAAGTTGTTTCAGAGAGGTTTTCCAATTATCCTCATATCAAGGTTGGACTTCTAAGCCGATTTCAG ACCAAAGCAGAAAAAGAGATGTATTTCAACATGATAAAGAATGGTGATTTGAACATTGTTGTAGGGACTCACTCGCTCCTTGGAAGTCGTGTTGTGTATAATAATCTAGGTCTTCTTGTGGTTGATGAAGAACAG AGATTTGGAGTTAAACAGAAGGAGAAGATAGCTTCTTTCAAGACTTCAGTTGACGTCCTTACTCTTTCTGCAACACCTATACCACGGACGCTTTATTTAGCATTGACTGGATTTCGTGATGCGAG TTTAATTTCAACTCCACCTCCTGAAAGAGTTCCTATAAAAACCGCTCTTTCAGCATACAGCAAAGAAAAGGTATTATCAGCAATCAAATATGAGCTCGATCGTGGTGGCCAAGTATTTTTTGTTTTGCCTCGTATAAAAG GGCTTGAAGAAGTCATGAGTTTTCTGCAAGAGTCATTTCCAAAGGTTGACATAGCTATTGCACATGGAAAG CAATACTCAAAGCAGCTTGAAGACACCATGGATAAATTTGCACAAGGTGAAATTAAGATTCTCATATGCACAAACATAGTGGAAAGTGGACTTGACATCCAAAACGCAAACACCATCATAATTCAGGATGTTCAGCTATTTGGCCTGGCACAGTTGTATCAG TTACGTGGAAGAGTGGGCCGGGCAGATAAGGAAGCTTATGCACACTTATTTTACCCAGATAAATCATTGCTGACTGATCAGGCATTG GAAAGGCTTAAAGCTCTTGAAGAATGCAAAGAACTTGGACAAGGCTTCCAACTTGCAGAGAGAGACATGGGCATAAGAGGCTTTGGGACCATATTTGGTGAGCAACAGACTGGGGATGTTGGGAATGTAGGAATTGATCTCTATTTTGAAATGCTTTTTGAGAGTTTATCAAAG GTTGACGAACACCGTGTAATTCCGGTTGCTTATCACTCCGTACAG ATTGATTTAAACGTGAATCCTCATCTTCCGTCGGATTACATAAATTATCTGGAGAACCCTATGGAAATTATTGGTCAAGCCGAGAAAGCTGCAGAGAAAGATATATGGAGCTTGACGCAATTTACAGAGAATCTGCGTCGGCAGTTCGGAAAGGAGCCCTACTCCATGGAAATTCTGTTGAAGAAGCTTTATGTAAGGAGAATGGCTGCAGATCTTGGGATTACAAGAATCTATGCTTTAGGAAAGATGGTCGGCATGAAAACAAATCTGAGTAAAAAGGTTTTTAAGCTGATGATAGATTCAATGACATCAGATGTTCATCGAAACTCTCTAGTATTTGATGGAGACCAAATAAAG gCAGAACTTCTTCTGGAGCTTCCGCAAGAACAACTGCTAAATTGGATCTTTCAATGCTTGGTAGAACTTCATGCTAGCCTTCCCGCCCTTATAAAGTATTAA